In the genome of Actinomadura graeca, one region contains:
- a CDS encoding MFS transporter, translated as MSRDTAATARIGFLHVLGQVALQGGFYGFVVSMPVVLSRSGVADATIGIVVGIAAVVQIPAAIVGGALVDRFGPIRLLAVGALSYAAGACLLMPPLNGSESLVPFVVARVAQGIGFGLIAPAYFAALIEVSAASRRGITLALAASAQTLSLTIMPPLSLLVLGSREHLTGVSLVVLALVLTGATLVIGRLRGMRASTVPAPGRAAARRFGIAMRRSWAPPLAIILLYLVHWGSITAYLPQRAEQAGTDAGVFFIADGLAVLASRIPSGWLADRLASRWLVLSGLIATAIALCLLTLWVTVPGLIIAGVLTGGGSGLVVTPLYVDLSHLSDEGDRGSAFALASAALAGALVIGSVGAAPVVAVAGFGGALMTTLVALGLAAVVAMAPTSENRRAHQIAHTVKH; from the coding sequence ATGAGCCGGGACACCGCGGCCACCGCTCGGATCGGCTTCCTGCACGTGCTCGGTCAGGTGGCCCTGCAGGGCGGGTTCTACGGCTTCGTGGTGTCGATGCCGGTGGTGCTCTCCCGGTCGGGCGTGGCGGACGCCACCATCGGGATCGTCGTGGGCATCGCCGCGGTGGTGCAGATCCCGGCTGCGATCGTCGGCGGGGCACTGGTCGACCGCTTCGGCCCGATCCGGCTGCTGGCCGTGGGCGCACTGTCCTACGCGGCCGGGGCCTGCCTGCTGATGCCACCGCTGAACGGCAGCGAATCGCTGGTCCCGTTCGTCGTCGCCCGGGTCGCCCAGGGGATCGGCTTCGGACTGATCGCTCCGGCCTACTTCGCGGCGCTGATCGAGGTCTCCGCGGCGAGCCGGCGCGGGATCACCCTCGCGCTGGCCGCGAGTGCCCAGACGCTGAGCCTGACGATCATGCCGCCGTTGTCCCTGCTGGTGCTCGGCTCGCGCGAGCACCTCACCGGCGTCTCACTGGTCGTCCTCGCGCTGGTGCTGACGGGGGCGACGCTGGTCATCGGCCGGTTGCGCGGGATGCGCGCCTCGACCGTCCCCGCGCCGGGCCGCGCGGCGGCGCGCCGATTCGGGATCGCGATGCGTCGCTCCTGGGCCCCGCCGCTGGCGATCATCCTGCTCTACCTCGTGCACTGGGGCTCGATCACGGCGTACCTGCCTCAGCGCGCGGAACAGGCCGGGACGGATGCGGGTGTGTTCTTCATCGCCGACGGCCTGGCGGTGCTCGCCTCGCGGATCCCCTCCGGATGGCTGGCGGACCGGCTCGCGAGCCGGTGGCTGGTCCTGTCAGGTCTGATCGCCACCGCCATCGCGCTGTGCCTGCTCACACTGTGGGTCACCGTGCCGGGCCTGATCATCGCCGGGGTCCTCACCGGCGGCGGCTCCGGACTGGTGGTGACTCCGTTGTACGTGGACCTCTCCCACCTCAGTGATGAGGGCGACCGGGGGAGCGCGTTCGCGCTGGCGTCGGCCGCGCTCGCCGGGGCTCTGGTCATCGGCAGCGTCGGAGCCGCTCCGGTGGTCGCGGTCGCGGGCTTCGGCGGAGCCCTGATGACCACCCTGGTAGCGCTCGGGCTGGCCGCGGTGGTGGCGATGGCTCCCACCTCGGAAAATAGGCGGGCACACCAGATCGCACACACCGTGAAACATTAG
- a CDS encoding aminotransferase class III-fold pyridoxal phosphate-dependent enzyme, translating into MTMALDPPPVSPADAAAATMAVYGRQGTARRLAGERTGCVFLIEGRHGPEHVLKLGVPAEQGAFDLQARLIEWIGAVDPSLPVQEVRRTRDGELTGEWSAEGWTHLTQLLSFLPGAGRTTGSGTAVYHRRTGNVAARLVRASRGFFHRSARRPLLWDIGRAQELRPLIDSLPDRSMRRAVEHALARFETDVLPQFPALRAQVIHGDVSPANLLCAPDDPERIVGVIDFGDAMYAPLVAEPAIAASFLVCRQDDPLQVIDEVRLGFEDVVPLEPLERSVLLDLVITRLVMRVVIHEWRASRSPRPPEDPGFSSADSLEVLERLQTRGTRRPPAVPAPAGLPSPSAVIERRAKALGPGLRQFYDQPFMPVRGHGAWVQDESGRRYLDAYNNVPHVGHSHPHVVAAVARQLREINSNTRYLHPAVVEYAERLLATMPPELDTCLFTCTGSDANDLALRLARAYSGREGIVATESAYHGNTVAVSALGPLSGGDRVPWVSLVPHPPHGPQPDPAAGGAEFAQAMQRGIDELGYRDVEPAAFIYDTVFVSDGFRIPEPEVMRAGLRPVREAGALVIADEVQVGQGRVGDTFWGFGLYGAVPDLVTMGKPTAAGIPVGSVVTRREIVDRFLAAGHHYFNTFAGSPVAAAAGLAVMDVLEREGLQRNARVVGGRLLAALEELRTRHGSVRAVRGRGFAIGVELRAPDGGPGTGEARAAINALLRHGVLVGLAGPARDVLKIRPPMVFGFAEMRYLLDALDQVLDEIEGCDTPAGA; encoded by the coding sequence ATGACGATGGCCTTGGACCCGCCGCCGGTCAGCCCGGCAGACGCCGCGGCCGCGACGATGGCGGTCTACGGCCGTCAAGGGACGGCCCGGCGACTCGCCGGCGAGCGCACCGGCTGCGTGTTCCTGATCGAAGGCCGTCACGGTCCCGAGCACGTCCTCAAACTCGGCGTACCTGCCGAACAAGGGGCTTTCGACCTTCAGGCGCGGCTCATCGAGTGGATCGGTGCCGTCGATCCCTCGCTTCCCGTGCAGGAGGTGCGTCGCACCCGCGACGGCGAGCTGACGGGCGAATGGTCCGCCGAGGGCTGGACGCACCTCACCCAGCTGCTGAGCTTCCTTCCGGGGGCCGGGCGCACCACCGGGAGCGGTACCGCGGTGTACCACCGCCGTACCGGCAACGTCGCCGCCCGCTTGGTGCGCGCCTCGCGCGGGTTCTTCCACCGGTCGGCGCGGCGGCCACTGCTGTGGGACATCGGCCGGGCCCAGGAGCTTCGGCCACTGATCGATTCGCTGCCCGATCGATCGATGCGGCGCGCGGTCGAGCACGCGCTGGCCAGGTTCGAGACCGATGTGCTGCCGCAGTTCCCGGCCCTGCGCGCTCAGGTCATCCATGGCGACGTGAGCCCGGCCAACCTGCTGTGCGCCCCGGACGACCCGGAGCGGATCGTGGGCGTCATCGACTTCGGCGATGCCATGTACGCGCCGCTGGTCGCGGAACCGGCGATCGCCGCGAGCTTCCTCGTCTGCCGCCAGGATGACCCGCTCCAGGTCATCGACGAGGTGCGCCTCGGATTCGAGGACGTCGTCCCTCTGGAACCGCTCGAACGATCGGTGCTGCTGGACCTGGTGATCACCCGGCTGGTGATGAGAGTCGTCATTCACGAGTGGCGCGCGAGCCGGTCACCCCGCCCGCCCGAGGACCCGGGGTTCTCTAGCGCGGACTCCCTGGAGGTACTGGAGCGGCTCCAGACGCGCGGTACCCGCCGGCCTCCGGCCGTGCCGGCGCCGGCGGGACTGCCGTCGCCATCGGCGGTGATCGAGCGCCGGGCCAAGGCGCTCGGTCCCGGGTTGCGGCAGTTCTACGACCAGCCGTTCATGCCGGTGCGCGGACACGGAGCCTGGGTCCAGGACGAATCGGGCCGCCGCTACCTGGACGCCTACAACAACGTTCCGCACGTCGGTCACAGCCACCCGCACGTGGTGGCGGCGGTGGCCCGGCAGTTGCGGGAGATCAACTCCAATACGCGGTACCTGCATCCCGCCGTCGTCGAGTACGCCGAGCGACTGCTCGCGACGATGCCGCCCGAGCTGGACACCTGCCTGTTCACCTGCACCGGCAGCGACGCCAACGACCTGGCGCTCAGGCTGGCCCGCGCCTACTCGGGACGCGAGGGGATCGTGGCGACCGAGTCGGCTTACCACGGCAATACGGTCGCGGTCAGCGCGCTTGGTCCCCTCAGCGGAGGCGATCGTGTGCCGTGGGTCTCGCTCGTGCCCCATCCTCCGCATGGCCCGCAACCAGACCCGGCGGCCGGCGGCGCGGAGTTCGCCCAGGCGATGCAACGGGGGATCGATGAGCTGGGCTATCGCGACGTCGAGCCGGCAGCGTTCATCTACGACACCGTGTTCGTCAGCGACGGGTTCCGCATCCCCGAGCCGGAGGTGATGCGGGCCGGTCTGCGTCCGGTGCGCGAGGCCGGAGCGCTGGTCATCGCCGACGAGGTCCAGGTGGGCCAGGGCCGGGTCGGCGACACGTTCTGGGGGTTCGGGCTCTACGGCGCGGTGCCGGACCTGGTGACCATGGGCAAGCCGACCGCCGCTGGGATTCCCGTGGGTTCCGTGGTGACGCGGCGCGAGATCGTCGACCGCTTCCTGGCCGCCGGGCACCACTACTTCAACACCTTCGCCGGCAGTCCGGTGGCGGCCGCCGCCGGGCTGGCGGTGATGGACGTGCTGGAACGCGAGGGCCTGCAACGAAACGCCCGTGTCGTCGGCGGCCGGCTGCTGGCGGCACTTGAGGAGCTGCGTACCCGGCATGGATCGGTCCGCGCGGTCCGTGGCCGCGGGTTCGCGATCGGGGTCGAGCTGCGTGCCCCGGACGGCGGTCCCGGGACCGGCGAGGCACGTGCCGCGATCAACGCGCTGCTCCGGCACGGTGTGCTGGTCGGCCTGGCCGGTCCGGCGCGCGACGTGCTCAAGATCAGGCCGCCGATGGTCTTCGGTTTCGCGGAGATGCGGTACCTGCTCGACGCGCTGGACCAGGTGCTCGATGAGATCGAGGGGTGCGACACCCCGGCCGGCGCATGA